CATTGCAGCTTCTGTGAGAATGACCACAAGATTCACTATGCAAAAACTGGTTgctacaaaaatgaaagaaaatctttaatTCAAAACTAGCAACCTATCAGTAAAGAGAGATTTTACGTTTATATGTTCTTATGATATTCATAAATGTGAAGCCTAGTTTTGGAAGTAAAGAACTGACAGGTAAAATAAAACTAGCATAATTTTTCTCagtataattttttaaggaataaacAGTATCTTCAGACAACCCaatatttgtgttatttaaaaacaggcaGGTGTTCATTCTTCCTGAAATAAATAGCATATCCCTTGTAAGTCAACCACATTTACCCGAAGTAGAGTTCTGATATAATTTAGTCACTTACCAAATAAATTaccttggaaaagaaaattatcagtGTTATATACCTAATGTCTACTCTGCAAAACACTCTTTCAAAAACCACCCAGAACtactataatttatataaagtaagTGATGTAAAACATACAAATGGGTCCTCttgtttctttgaatatttatttccttggTGTTTTTACAATTAGATAGCCTATGACTAGCACTTACCCTGTATTATTTGCAACTCTCAGTAATAATTTGCTGTTACTCCCTTCTAACAAAGCTTCGACGCCAAAAATGTCAAAGGCTGTCTTCTAACCATCaattattaaaatggtaaaatatatcttaaaaatatagtaaatactCAACTTCAATTAAAAGGAGCCTTTTTAAAAGGTAACACAATTATGGTTGTCTTGGTTATCCCAAGCTAAAAagaaggggagtggggaaggagggagagaagcaggcagTGTAGTCTTCTGGAACAATTTCAGCCTGAAATGAGACTCAGGAAAAAAGCAAACTGCTCCctcaaatgtttaagaaaaatatgattcaTTTCTAAAAAATCCAACAGTTGGCTCTGAGAACAAAAAAGGAGTCTGTCTTATATAGTGCTACCAGACTTGCTTAAGcaccttaattttatttaatctagaATGTaaaataatccattaaaaaaaattccaggtgaAAAAGGAATTGTGTAGCATCAATGAGGACacacggatggacggatggacacacgcacacacccgtGGTGTTTTTTCATAAAGATATTTACTGTGTAACCCCACAGGACAAAATAGAGCAATTAAAAGTGTTACCATTTGAATATTATGTAACCCTAgtctaaaatgaaagaaacatggACCTTAAAAAGTAACACGTAGTGCAAACATATATTTAAACAggtatttaaatatatgatagaTTTCCGATACAAATGACCTCAAAATGACACAACCCACAAAAGTTCTTTGTTTACTGTAAAAAGGCCTCAGAAGATATGACTACAATCAGGCCTCATACCTTACCACAACTCCACAGTAGATAcctaaaataagcatttattaccTGACGTCCGTTGTTATACGTATGTACCGCAACTATCTCTGCATTGATAGTTACCTTGCCTAATATATTCGACATACATAAGTTTCCAAACGACCATTTCAAAGATTCCAAGGATAGAAATGGCTGCTAAACCATACTCCAATTGAAGAGTATTTTTACACACCTCAAATGTTGTGAGCCATATTACAAGAAGACTAATTCAGGAAGCATAAAGTAAAATTCCAACAATCCCCCAAGGCGTAGGAAAGAGTAAAACGTGGCTAGCTTCTTGACCTTAACAAGCTGTTTACAAGTAATGCGGAGAATTTTCTGAGCTTCCCCATCAGCCTTCAATTCCCTTCCtcgcctgcccccagcccccttaCATAAATGCATGCCCCAAGTGATGGAAGTTTAACGGCTATAATCTCCAACTGTAATCTCAGGGGCTGGTGAGATTGAGACTAAACTCccaataaagtgttaaaaaagtccttcggggggggggggggggggatccacCAACCAATCCACATCCTGCCATCATACTGGCCTGTTTGAGCCCTCAATCGACTCCCTAGGGGCCCTTCACCCcgccaaaaaaaacccccaaaaaacaaaagacaccagcacctttctggttccatattaACGTACCGAAGATCGAAAAACACTGCCTCAGCAACGAACGCCTCCGGAGCAGCGTGTGCACGGCCCACAACCACTTTGACCAAAGGAGTCTCGTGCCTCGGAAGTAGCAGCAGTAGTTGCAGAAAGCCTCCTCCCGCAAGAACTTGGGGCTCGGGAGCACGCCAGAAGCCGGCGGAATCGCCCCCTCTCGGCACTGACCCCGGAGGTGTCAGTCACAGCAACTACCGCCCCCGGCGCGGCTCTCCATTCATGCCTTAAACGCCACTCCCGCCGCAGAGGGTGTCGGCGCCCGCGCACCGCTTCCAGAGCCTGGAGGGGGCCCTGcgcgcccccagccccagccttgcCCCAGCCGGGGCCGCGCCGGGGAGCGCGTGGAGAGAGCAGGGAGCCGCGCGTCGGCGGGCAGCATGGGCCAGACACGTTGCCGCGCTCCGGCCCGCCCGCCCGCAGCCCGGGAGCCAGGGGCCCGGCAAATCGCGCCCCTTCTGCGCCGGCCGGGCCGGGCCAGGCGCGCGAGCAGCCCTCCCCACCCGCGCCGCCTCCGCCGCCCGGGCCCCCGGCGCGCCGAGCCCAGGTgctgagggggcggggcgggccagGGTCCCCGCGTGGCGCACGGCGACGAGCAACAGGGCGCCCCCCGGCCGGCCGCGGCGCGCGGCGAGACCGTTACCCCAGAGGCATGGGGGCCCCGGCAACTCACCGGCTCGCACCTCGGCCGCCTCCGCGACGCCGCCGCTCCCCTGCGCCCGCCGCCGCTGCTCTCCCTCAGCCGCAGGCGCCGCCGAGCAGCCCCATCTACAAACTCGGGGCTCGTAGTTGGGAATTGGAAATGCGGCTCTCACTCCTCTCCgcctcccctccctccgccccctccctcgCTCCCCACTCCGCCCCGGCTACGGTCGCCGGCGCCGgcgccaccaccgccaccaccgcGCGCTCGGCCAACCTCCCCTCAgccgccctcctccccctgctcctctcgCCGCCGtagctgccgccgccgccggggcGCGCTCCTCCTCGGCCTCGCGCGTGCGCCGGACGCCGGGGAGCGCGCGCTCGGGCGCGAGGAGGCGTCGCCGCCTCCGGGAAGCCGGGCTCCGCCCCTCCGGCCGCGGCGAGGCGGCCAGGTGGAGCCCCCCTCCGAGCGCCGGCAGACAGCGCCCGCGGCGTCGGGGCCTGACGGCGCCGCCTGCGCCCGGCCTCCTCTCCCGGGTCTCCTGGCCCCCTCCCGGAACCGCGCCCGCAAGAGGGTCGGTCAGATCCAATCCGCGCTGTTCTTCCGGGCCGAAATCGCCGCTGTCATTCAGCATTTACTAACAGGCAAGGTACTTCATGGGACGTAAAAGAGGCTCCTCCTTGTCCTTCCAAGAGTTTACATGAAAAGAACCCAGTCTTGGGGCACAAAGGATAAACAGACTCCCGAAGGAAAGCCTCTGGAGaatctcctccctttcccttcacacacacacccatggtTCTGATGCGTATTTAGCAGGGTCTACAACGCTGATGGTGTCCTTCGTGAATTTTTCTCCCGAAGGCCCAGCCGGGGAGAGTGATTCACACCCGAGGAAATGGACTGACACGAGCCCTTTTCATAGAACCGAGGGTCTGGTATCCCGTGATAACTCCCAGAGCTGGCTTTGCTGGACATTCCCAGTTCACCAGTTGTTCAGCTCCTCCCAAACATCTGGCTTCTCCAGACCTTAGAAGGGGCAGCTATGCCATCCTTGCCACCTCAACTCTGACTCTGCATGGAGGATGGTGAACTGAGATGAGTGTCCGGGGGTGAGATGACACATTTTGACAGGAGCGCAGATTGAATTTTTCAGTTGAAAGGAACTGAGCAATGCAGTGCAGCAGAGGCTCTGGCTAGAAAAACACAGCAAGGCAATCAGAGAACTTCTGATTCCTTTAACATCTAGCTCATCCCAAAAGATCTCTGAACCGTCAGACCTGTGATGGGGGCTTTTGAAAAGCTGTTAGCGTTTttcctaaaacaatttttttacaaCATGTTTACTGCAGTCCTTTCAAACCGTGAATGTAGAAAGTGCAAGTAAAACTTGACATGTGAGGACTATCACATCAGGAGCCCTCCTCAGTGCAGCCTTTCTTGGCTTCTCTTGGGCTCGTTGCACAGTCCTGCACAAAGCAGGATGATATATAACAAATGTTTGCAGACTGAGTAAATGCATCATGGTCCTTTGGACTCAGGGATGGAGTTTCAAACTATatagccctcccccccccccccccgtgagtGTGGTAATtatgaaagagagggagagaatactaTGGGTGAGGTGTATTAAGAAGGCCTAGTTCCCTACACAGTGGTTTTTCTCCTTAGCCTCAACCAAGCACTCAAAGATTAATTTACTTTTCCAGTAGGGTCATTAATTTTACAAACCAACATGCAAGGGGAGTTTGTCCAGTATTAATTGAGAGCCTTCTTTCCTGGAACAGCAAATCCGAGGAAGGGAAACTGGAAGCATTTAAGGAGACCTGAATGTACTAAAGGGTACAGAGTGGCTTGGGACACATGTTGTGTTCCCCTCCCTGTAATCAGGCCAGCTATATGAAATCAAGTAGAGTGGCTGGTGTGCCCAAGAGTGAGGCAAGGTGGAGGCAGAATGGAAGAATCAGGTTTCTCTTCTCAGAGACTCAGCATAACTTTAAGTCTTCCTTTTCCCCCTCACTTGCTTCCCACAGGATACCTAATGGCTCATTCCTGCTGCACCCCACCCAGGCCTCTGAACTTTGatcctcttctcccttctgacCCCCAACTTCACCACATCCCCTCCTGCCCAGCCAGTGCCCTGGACTCCTCTGAGGGAAAGGGGGTGAATGTTATTTCGTGGTGTGTTTTTGATCCCTATAGTGCAATTTATTTCCTCAAGGGTCTTCTGGAAAAAGTGTCCTAACTTCCTACTCTACCTCCATTCCCTGCAAATCTGAGGAAGTTTTagggagggagaaacaggggAGGCCCTGCCTCTCAAATCACATGTAGTCTCCCCTGACTTGCAGCTAGGAACAGCCCTGGCCAGCCCCCTTATTTCTGCACATACCAGGGACCCAGCGTTTGGGAGCAGAATCAAGGAACAATTACATTTCACTTACAATTCCAAGTTTCTTCTCTAAATAATGACAGCAGCTCTTAGATGTAGGCTTATCATGGTTGTAAGACAGCTTCAttctcagagctagaaaaaaatgattttgctcCACAACTATTGCTTCAATTGCTTCTCTTCAGGATTCTCTCGCcaatgaagtttttctttcagcatctatattttatcaaatactcATGTACAGGTTATATTATGaaacaccacttttttttttttaaataaataatatgccaCTTTAGGACATTCTGCCCTTCCTCTAAACTTTAAAGGTGGGACATGCCAGAATAAATTTAAAGTGATCTAATAGGAACATCGGAACTCTCATCATTGCTTGCCAGCCTACCTTTCTGAGAGGTCATAATTTCTGAGACACTACCCATCCATTTCCCATATCTGTTACAACTTCTTCATTCCAGAAAGGTGAATGTTATGATTGAAAATGATGGGGAATCCTTCTCTTCAGTGTCCTTAATAGGctgacttttcatttccttcaaggtTACTCTAGAGGGATAATTTTACCACAGCCCAATATCTCCTAACCATAACTCAATTTGAAGTCTGAATTTTGATTCTTAATTCCGGAGCATCCGTCATTGGCTTTATTTCATCCTTCCAATATAAACAAAAGCTTCCATACTTTTAACatgattgtgttttctttcctcttctgaccCATTTCGCTACTTCAGAAACTGAGAATTTTACTAAAGAACAAGCCCCAAATTTTAGCAAAGCAAGTTACCTGCTCATTTTCCAACTAATCTATCATAATAAAGAGCAGTGATGCTCCTGGAATATAGCTTTATGAAAAATTGCAACTCACATGCGTCACAAAGTCCAATGAAGCTTTCCTCCAGAATACTTTATTTAGCTTCACCCCTTTTATCTCTGTTCACTAAGCTAGGTCAGACTCCAATTTCCAGCCTCCATGCTAACCTTTCTAATTTCAGTCTCTTGCTTGCTTGCAATTTTCCCTACTCTTAGAACAGTGCTTCTCACTTTTGGCTGTTTACTGGGATCATccagagaactttttaaaaaatgctaatagCTGGGTCCAACCTCTACATTTAATTGTTCTGGGGTGCAGCCTGGGCACCAGGATTTTTCAGAGCTCTGCAGGTAATTCTAATACCTAACTAGAGTTAAGAACTACTGAAATGAGTCATCTTCCAAACAACATTTATACCAAGTCTTCTCAGAACATTGGGGTGGCTCCAAATTACCTCaagtaatcaaattaaaataccTAATCCTGTGCTTTAAGACTCTTTGCCAATTGACTAGAATAGTCCCCTTTCAAAACAGCTTAAATTTATCTCCTTCCTAAAGCTTCTCCAGATTAGTCTCACCTGGCTGCATAAAGATCGCTGTTCCCAATTCTCTGAGCATTCCATCTGGCACTGGTTTACAAGCCCTTGGACCACAGTTGATTGCgtatattattgttttaatccaGCTTTCATA
This DNA window, taken from Neofelis nebulosa isolate mNeoNeb1 chromosome 4, mNeoNeb1.pri, whole genome shotgun sequence, encodes the following:
- the LOC131508547 gene encoding proline-rich protein 2-like; its protein translation is MSASKLTVWYQESRASEVAAVVAESLLPQELGAREHARSRRNRPLSALTPEVSVTATTAPGAALHSCLKRHSRRRGCRRPRTASRAWRGPCAPPAPALPQPGPRRGARGESREPRVGGQHGPDTLPRSGPPARSPGARGPANRAPSAPAGPGQAREQPSPPAPPPPPGPPARRAQGAPRPAAARGETVTPEAWGPRQLTGSHLGRLRDAAAPLRPPPLLSLSRRRRRAAPSTNSGLVVGNWKCGSHSSPPPLPPPPPSLPTPPRLRSPAPAPPPPPPRARPTSPQPPSSPCSSRRRSCRRRRGALLLGLARAPDAGERALGREEASPPPGSRAPPLRPRRGGQVEPPSERRQTAPAASGPDGAACARPPLPGLLAPSRNRARKRVGQIQSALFFRAEIAAVIQHLLTGKFQPLFLWGNVSSTTHCIKFWLLIMVSSSSFQVIGVAM